A region of the Hemicordylus capensis ecotype Gifberg chromosome 9, rHemCap1.1.pri, whole genome shotgun sequence genome:
GaagtgggctgctgctgctgctgctgcctccgtcCCCATGTTCAGTGCAGCGCGTGACTGACTGCAGATTGGTGCCCAGTTCCCTGCAGACACGGCCAGTCGCAACCAAGAGTGGCAGCCGGTCCCTTGGCCAGCATGGaaatgctccccacccaccccgccactgaAAGTctcgcacacacacccccaggggAGGGAGGAACCAACAACCATGCACAGCTTGGAAATCCGGAAGAGTTGTTTTATTGGACTCCACTTGCTTTGCCTCAGATCCAGTCAGTGCACTTGATACAGAACCCAGAGTGAGCTCAGCAATCCAGTTCCTGGTTCATTTCTTGCCAGCAAGAAAGAAGGATAAATACACAGAAAGCTTATTTTCCTGGAAGAGTTTCAGAGAGAAAATGGAATTCCTGGGCAGGCCATGGACAAACACGAAGACGCACACATGTGGTGTGCAAGcaaggggtgggtgtgggtggggggagaaacacaggctgggtgggagtgcatgtcacacacacacacacacacaccccgccgcaaGTCTTGGAGAGACACGGCAGGCGTGCAGGCCCCCTCCTCGCGTCCTTCTGCCCAGCTCACCTTGACCAACAGAGTCCTTGCGGGGGGGGGCGAGTCTACAGACACCTCACAGGCAgggcagctgctggcagcaggggtggggggcagctggtggggggcagggagcgtTGCTGGCCAAGGAGGGGCAAGAACATGGCTGATTCACTCCTAAAAAGTGCATTTGCTGCCCAGGGGGAACACTGGGCCGGGGGCGGGAAAAGGGATACAGAGCCATCTCTATGGTACATTAAAATAGACTATTCTTAAAAAATATCTCAATTGCTATTAAAAAAACACCTCATCTCTGTGGGGTTGGCTGGGGTGCTTTGGAAGGGGAAAGCCTGCTCCTCAGGAACCAACCCTTGGCCCTGGGCAGGAGGCACCCACTCAGAGTTCATGGGGGTCCCATCCCTGGCTTCTGGGGGTCCCTCCCTGCCTCACCCCCGTCAGGAACTCAAGCCAAGCGGCTGCCCCACACCGGACAGAGACAGGATGGACAGCCGGGTCTCCTCAAGGCAGTCTTCACATCCCTTGTGGAACTCAGTGGACTGCCCCTAAGCAGGCAGAGACCCCCTCCCAAATCCCGCTGCAACCCCCTGGCCTGCAGACCAAGGAAAGGCCGAGGGGATCTGCCAGGCCCAGGCCCCCTCCCCCTGGCTCCTTGAACAGGAGGGTGGGGGCCAAGCTTGGCCTGAGGGCAGACAAGGCTCCTGCGACTGCCCCATTTGCATAGGAAGTGGGGGGCACATGTCCACTCCTAACAGCagaggggtgtggaggcccatgtgcctccctctcccacctctcTGTGGTCATTCACctggactcctcctcttcctcagccgGGGTCTAACAGACTGGAAGACAAGAGAAGGataagtgggggggggtctgctccCCTCTGGATGGGGGAAATGGGGACCTTCTTCCCCCCTCACATCCTGCAGTCTACGTCAAGGGGGCAGGCAGGTGATCCCACAAACTGGCCCTCTACGTTTCAAGGGGTGAAGAAAGAGCAGGAGTCCTGGGGaggtgggaaggggggggggtctggcaTGCCCGGCACAGACCTCTGGCCAAGGCTCAGCCTGTCCTGTGGGCAGCCAGAGCTGAGCCGGCCCTCCCCCCCGGCAGCCCAGCAGGCCGCTGCAAGAGGGGAGCTGAGGGGCGGGGGGCCTCTCCCTGAACCGGCCCCAGACAGGGGAGGCAGCTAATGGCGCTCCCTCCTGCCAGCTGCTCAGGACGGACACTCCCAGACGCCCCCGCAGTGTGACTGGCCACATCTCCCTTCAAAATGGGGAGGGCTTGGGAGCAGCAACGTTGCCCTTGGGCAAGTGCCAGGGAGAAGAGAGGTGAATGCCATGGGGGGGCGCGGGGCCACCCTTCTTACCCACAGGCCTCCGTGGGTGGatgcagcggggggtgggtgggggggtgggatggaTTTGTGCATCCCAATTCCAGGGCCCTTCGCCTCTCATATGGAGCAGGTGCAGCTTGGCCCGAGGAATGCTGCCCAGAGACCTCTTAAGAATCGCTGGCCTCCCTTGGCCGAAGCGTAGCCCCCACCAGGCTTCTGGAAAAGGCTACTCCGCAGGGGTGGGCGGGGGATCCCTGTCTTTGGACAAGACGGAGGCCCAGCATGCAGGAGGCTAAGGGGAGGCCCTGCTGGGTTTGGAGAGCACAGTGGAGGTTGTggggcagggaaggggcagcCACTGGGCTCATCCAGTTCAAGCAGAGACACAGAGCAGCTGGAAATGCATTCTCACGCAGGcgggcaggcgggtgggtgggcggggggagaggtgcCCCTCCTGCTGAGGCAggacagcagcagccattcaCGGGGAGCAGAGGATCATGGGAATGGAGCCTGCCTCGCAGTTCCtgtcgtcttcctcctcctcctcctcctcctcctcctcctcctgctgcccgtCCGTCCATCTCCTGCAGACACAGCCCAGAGGCTAGATGACGTGGCAGCAGTTGAACTGTCCCAGGGAGAGGAGGCTGTCTTTGGAGGTGGGCCGCATCCGGAAGGCGAGGGCCTTCTCGCAGAGGGGGAACTGCAGGATCCTGTCCTTCAGGTTGGCACTCTTGCCCTTGGCAGGGTCCAGCTTGATGATGTTGTCTGCCGGACTCTCGCTGCCGCCCGGACTGCCAGGGCCCAGGCGCTtgggctggccggctggcccgGCCTCCAGGCCTCTCTCCAGCTTTTGGGCCTTTTCTTCCGGAGCCACGGCCACAGCCAGCCTGGCCACCCTCTGGAGGCGGCTGCAGCCCCCTTGCttcagcagctcctcctcagcaCCCgtttggggagaggaggaggaggaggaggagttgttgtTGTCTTCCTCCCCTCCAGCCTCACCCCCCTGCTGGCAAGGCCCACTGCTCCCACCACACGCCTGGCCCCCCGGGGCCCCCTCTCTGGGTGGCGGACCCAGggccctctccccaccctgcccacggcaggccaccacctcctcctgctgctgctgcagcacacgTCCCGGCCCTGCCTGAGATGGGGGGGCCTGCGGGAGAGCCAGGCCGGGGGCCCGAGGCTTGGGGAGGCCAGGGGCAGGGCTCTTCCCCGCTTTGTTGTGGGCTGCCAGGCTCCGGCAGAACAACAAGGAGGCCTTGGCACTCTGGAAGGCGCTCATTTGCTCTTGGTTCAGAGAGGAGGTTCTCCTGCGGAAGAGGCCAggcttccccccctcctcctcttcctcctcctcctcctcctcctccgagatCTGCTGCAAGGCAGGGGTGCTCTTGGCTATGGGGGTCTCAATGAGGGCGGGCCGGATCAGTGCACGGATAGGCTGCCCGCATCCGTGGAAGCTGGAAGGGGACGCCTCTTCACCCAGCGCAGGGAAGCAGAGGACGGGCTTCCCAGAATGCTCTGCAACCTTCTCCAAAGCACTTTTGCTGGCCGGTGGTGGGCAGGGGCTCTTGTCTGCTAAGGCGAGGGGGTGGCTGGGGTCGCTCACTGTGTTGAACGTGCTcctgggaaagagagaggagaaaggggaGGTCAGTAGCCTGCAAGAAGGGGCAAGAGACAACCCAGCGCAGGGGGCAGCCAAGGACACTCGCCTGCTCTGGACTTGCTGGGCCAGGTTGTAGACCAGGCTGGGGCTGGCGCTGGGCTTCTCCTGCTTCTCCCGCAGGATCCTTTCCGCCAGCAGGAAGTAGGTGGCTGTCACGTGGTTGTACCGGTTGGCCTCCAGCGCTCTGTGGGGACACAAGGGTCAAGGGTCAGCCCAAGCGGGCGGCATCACCGGGTCCCACTGCCAGTGGCCAGGGACCGGGATATGCTGAGAAGAAGCCGGGGACTACGGATGGACACGGAAGGCAGCTGGTTCTACTGGTTTGATggtgccgggtgtgtgtgtgtgctgctttaagagtgggggcgggtgcccttacccctccctccactcttcctccactGGCACTCCTTTATCCCGAAGAGAACCTCCcggccgccccattgcccctgttgtccggatacaactggaagtatccACTGCACCTGTGCGCGCCTGACATGTGCACCCCCATTCCTGGGGCCCAGCCCCCTTGCCCTCTAGAGGATTGGCTTCTTTGGGGCCATGGATAAAGCAAAGCAGTCATCTAGGTTGTCTTTCAGGAATACACAGAAGGTTCCCCGAGAGACAAGGAGCCACTTGACATAGGCTGGAATTAGGAGTCCAGCCTGCttctaggcgctttccagatttcaTGGCGATACAGCTGTAGTTTACTTTGGCTCGGCAGAATCGTATTGAAACCGTAAATAAAGgatgttgcacaaagccaccagcagggggagcagtcttttctagtttgcgCGAAACTCCCTACAAGAGGAAAAGACAGCTATTTTGTTACAAGCGTTGTAGGACTAACGCAGCAGTGAAACCCGAAAAAAGGCACTgggaatgtgaacggcaccttgctgacagcacagagaCTGCAAGGTGAAtacacaggcaatacggaagGACACTTAACGGACCCATAGTGACACTGTCGCAGCCTCCACTCTGGAAGCGCCTTGGTGCACCTTGGGGACTCCCCCTCCTGCTGTTCCTgccccagtgccccccacccccttgggcTGGCCAGGCACACTCACTCCTGGATAGTCTCCCGGTCCGCAATGTTGCCGCACATCATGGCCTGGATGATGATGTCGTGCTCTTCCTCCGAGACTCGCTT
Encoded here:
- the LOC128334593 gene encoding SNF-related serine/threonine-protein kinase-like, translating into MAGVRLLSEGKIAGLYDLERTLGKGHFAVVKLARHVFTGERVAVKVIDKSKLDGGAATQLLQEVRCMKLVQHPNVVRLYEVIDTHSKLYLILELGDGGDMFDHIMRHEGGLAEGQAKHYFAQIVHAISYCHRLHVVHRDLKPENVVFFQEQGVVKLTDFGFSNCFQPGTMLTTSCGSLAYSAPEILLGDEYEAPAVDVWSLGVILYMLVCGQPPFQEANDSETLTMILDCRYLIPPRVSSQCADLISRMLQRNPRERASLEQIEVHPWLQGVDPSPASRSLLPLTSHKRVSEEEHDIIIQAMMCGNIADRETIQEALEANRYNHVTATYFLLAERILREKQEKPSASPSLVYNLAQQVQSRSTFNTVSDPSHPLALADKSPCPPPASKSALEKVAEHSGKPVLCFPALGEEASPSSFHGCGQPIRALIRPALIETPIAKSTPALQQISEEEEEEEEEEEGGKPGLFRRRTSSLNQEQMSAFQSAKASLLFCRSLAAHNKAGKSPAPGLPKPRAPGLALPQAPPSQAGPGRVLQQQQEEVVACRGQGGERALGPPPREGAPGGQACGGSSGPCQQGGEAGGEEDNNNSSSSSSSPQTGAEEELLKQGGCSRLQRVARLAVAVAPEEKAQKLERGLEAGPAGQPKRLGPGSPGGSESPADNIIKLDPAKGKSANLKDRILQFPLCEKALAFRMRPTSKDSLLSLGQFNCCHVI